From Saprospiraceae bacterium, one genomic window encodes:
- a CDS encoding acyl-CoA carboxylase subunit beta, which yields MHRKIEELEQKKAAAQLGGGQDRIEAQHRKKKLTARERIELLLDPGSFEELGMLVTHRTSDFGMSDQVFYGDGVVTGYGSIEGRLVYIFSQDFTVFGGSLSETHAEKICKIMDLAMKNGAPVIGLNDSGGARIQEGVRSLGGYADIFYRNARASGVIPQISAIMGPCAGGAVYSPAMTDFILMVEETSYMFVTGPNVVKTVTNEEVSSEGLGGAAVHASKSGVTHLTAQNDLECVEKLRRLLSYLPQNCEDKALDKPWTGGVELLSNMAEMIPENSNQPYDMKELIRAIIDPDSFFEIHEQYAENIIVGFARLAGKVIGIVANQPMVLAGCLDVNSSKKAARFVRFCDCFNIPLLVLEDVPGFLPGTDQEWNGIISNGAKLLYAFSEASVPRITVITRKAYGGAYDVMNSKHIGADFNFAWPSAEIAVMGARGASEIIFKKEIDASVDPAATTAKKEREYAEKFANPYIAAERGFIDEVIHPDETRRKLIRAFSSLENKVDHLPRRKHGNIPL from the coding sequence ATGCACAGGAAAATTGAAGAATTGGAACAGAAAAAAGCCGCAGCTCAATTGGGAGGCGGGCAAGATAGAATTGAAGCTCAGCACAGGAAGAAAAAATTGACGGCGAGAGAAAGGATTGAATTGCTTTTGGATCCCGGCAGTTTTGAAGAACTAGGAATGCTGGTGACGCACCGCACATCTGACTTTGGCATGTCGGATCAAGTGTTTTACGGAGATGGAGTGGTGACCGGATATGGCAGCATTGAAGGTCGTCTGGTGTATATTTTTTCTCAAGATTTCACAGTTTTTGGAGGATCACTCTCGGAAACACATGCTGAAAAAATTTGCAAGATCATGGATCTCGCCATGAAAAACGGTGCTCCTGTAATTGGGTTAAACGATTCCGGTGGCGCAAGAATCCAAGAAGGGGTCAGGTCCTTGGGAGGCTATGCCGATATTTTTTACCGAAACGCAAGAGCATCCGGAGTCATTCCTCAAATTTCAGCCATCATGGGGCCCTGTGCCGGAGGTGCGGTTTATAGTCCGGCAATGACGGATTTTATCCTGATGGTTGAAGAAACATCTTATATGTTTGTCACCGGTCCAAACGTGGTCAAAACCGTTACCAATGAGGAGGTGAGCTCCGAAGGCCTCGGTGGAGCTGCGGTCCATGCTTCCAAATCGGGAGTGACCCATCTCACCGCCCAAAATGATCTTGAATGTGTGGAAAAACTCCGCAGGTTGCTTTCATACCTGCCGCAAAATTGCGAGGACAAAGCCCTTGACAAACCTTGGACAGGAGGTGTAGAATTGCTGTCCAATATGGCAGAAATGATTCCTGAAAATTCCAACCAGCCTTATGATATGAAAGAATTGATCAGAGCAATTATAGATCCTGACAGTTTTTTTGAAATTCACGAACAGTATGCAGAAAACATCATCGTTGGCTTTGCAAGATTGGCCGGAAAAGTAATTGGCATAGTTGCCAACCAACCCATGGTTTTAGCAGGATGTCTTGATGTCAATTCGTCTAAGAAAGCGGCCCGTTTTGTTCGTTTTTGCGATTGCTTTAACATACCCTTGTTGGTTTTGGAAGACGTACCCGGATTTTTACCGGGCACCGACCAGGAGTGGAATGGCATTATCAGCAATGGGGCTAAATTATTGTATGCATTTAGCGAAGCCAGCGTCCCAAGAATTACCGTGATCACCCGCAAAGCCTACGGTGGAGCTTATGATGTGATGAATTCAAAGCATATTGGAGCTGATTTTAATTTTGCCTGGCCATCCGCAGAAATTGCAGTGATGGGTGCAAGAGGAGCCAGCGAAATCATTTTTAAGAAAGAAATAGATGCATCTGTAGATCCGGCTGCTACCACCGCTAAAAAGGAAAGAGAATACGCTGAAAAATTTGCCAATCCCTACATTGCTGCCGAACGCGGTTTTATCGATGAAGTCATCCATCCCGATGAGACCCGGCGAAAACTAATCAGGGCTTTTTCCAGTCTTGAAAATAAGGTGGATCATCTACCAAGGAGGAAGCATGGGAATATTCCGTTGTGA
- a CDS encoding DUF4403 family protein, with translation MNIEQIPLSVIHLPVLISRSELNRSTRQLMGHIFKDDLLLDGGFLCHIMAEENTDVQAVGNEIHFNIPLQLEIKHRGQLQNMKATGTLELHLNTKVDVFNNQFLSKTELVEYHWIKSPSVKVLGMSVPVELIANQLIKKYKTKLVQNIDQQIMTSANLKEIGSKVIAYFKNPFYTSEDGILKVFVSPQEFAIGPLTMDDKYITLPAVFYLENLISESEISGRPYSLDFSTRPYADTSSVFAIQSRIPLAYLEQILREQLLTQEFGSSMAKIKIYNLFLDGIEDRFEAIFETTGDFRGKFRLHFTPVFSDDSKKIELDKFRLDILAGKGLSKSLFAVFKNKVEKVSKEALELQLNSFILEYISTSEQFINNQSISNGIALNGSIDHFMIRDFWIQDKRMYFTVRADLRLKAKVDYIDVPALIRR, from the coding sequence ATGAATATTGAGCAGATCCCTCTAAGTGTCATCCATCTTCCGGTGCTGATTTCACGATCCGAACTCAACAGGTCCACCAGGCAACTAATGGGCCATATTTTCAAAGATGATTTACTGTTGGATGGCGGATTTCTTTGTCATATCATGGCTGAAGAGAATACAGATGTTCAAGCGGTGGGGAATGAAATTCATTTTAACATTCCGCTGCAGTTGGAAATAAAGCATAGGGGTCAACTTCAAAATATGAAAGCCACAGGTACCCTGGAACTCCATCTTAACACCAAAGTTGATGTTTTTAACAATCAATTCCTCAGCAAAACAGAGTTGGTGGAATATCATTGGATCAAATCACCATCAGTTAAGGTTTTGGGGATGTCTGTTCCTGTAGAATTGATTGCAAACCAATTGATCAAGAAATATAAAACTAAACTTGTACAGAACATAGACCAACAGATTATGACATCAGCAAATCTTAAGGAGATTGGCAGTAAAGTCATTGCTTATTTTAAGAATCCATTTTACACTTCGGAAGATGGAATATTAAAGGTATTTGTTTCTCCACAGGAATTCGCTATCGGACCTTTAACCATGGATGATAAATACATTACATTGCCTGCTGTTTTTTATCTGGAAAATTTGATTTCCGAATCAGAGATATCAGGGCGACCGTATAGTTTGGACTTTTCCACCCGACCGTATGCTGATACCAGTTCAGTTTTTGCCATTCAATCCAGAATTCCACTTGCCTATCTAGAACAAATTTTGAGAGAACAATTGCTCACTCAGGAATTTGGAAGCTCTATGGCCAAAATAAAAATCTATAATCTTTTTCTGGATGGAATTGAAGATCGATTCGAAGCAATATTTGAAACTACAGGAGATTTTAGGGGAAAATTCAGACTTCATTTTACTCCTGTTTTCTCAGATGATTCGAAGAAAATAGAATTGGATAAATTCAGGCTCGATATTTTGGCCGGGAAAGGATTGTCAAAATCACTATTTGCTGTATTTAAAAATAAGGTGGAGAAGGTTTCTAAAGAAGCACTTGAATTGCAATTAAATTCCTTTATTTTAGAATATATAAGCACTTCCGAACAATTTATAAACAATCAATCTATCAGCAATGGAATAGCTTTAAACGGGAGCATTGATCATTTTATGATCAGGGATTTTTGGATACAAGACAAAAGGATGTATTTTACAGTCAGGGCTGATTTGAGACTGAAGGCGAAAGTGGATTATATTGATGTACCTGCTTTGATCAGGAGATAA
- a CDS encoding nucleoside triphosphate pyrophosphohydrolase family protein has protein sequence MSDHHFEEPTALNDVAAFHDLFDMPVLSRAQIPSRERCDLRLSLLEEELKELRQAIEDKDLTEIADALCDLQYVLSGAILEFGLGSQFKSLFDEVQRSNMSKACNNYEEALATQSKYLEEKQTISEIVQKEDKFLVYRKEDGKVLKSISYSPAQLKVV, from the coding sequence ATGTCTGATCATCATTTTGAAGAACCCACAGCACTCAACGACGTAGCTGCATTTCACGATTTGTTTGACATGCCTGTCCTGAGCAGGGCGCAGATTCCATCCAGAGAGCGTTGCGATCTCAGGCTTTCGTTGCTTGAAGAAGAATTGAAGGAATTGAGACAGGCCATTGAAGATAAGGATCTGACAGAAATTGCTGATGCTCTATGTGATTTGCAATATGTTTTGTCCGGAGCGATATTGGAGTTTGGTTTAGGAAGCCAGTTTAAATCTCTCTTTGACGAAGTTCAGAGGTCCAATATGAGTAAAGCTTGCAATAATTATGAGGAAGCATTGGCCACGCAATCAAAATATCTAGAAGAAAAACAAACCATTTCTGAAATAGTCCAAAAGGAAGATAAGTTTCTTGTCTATCGCAAAGAGGATGGAAAAGTGTTAAAATCTATTTCTTACAGTCCAGCTCAACTTAAAGTTGTCTGA
- a CDS encoding T9SS type A sorting domain-containing protein yields MLKRLFYFLGIIGFFVNPVIGQLRSWTRMETMPRSAQARNHPVTFSLDGKGYVTTGNTITNSLFLKDVWRYDPELNSWEELDTFPGLARGYAYGLAYEGKAYLGFGINPEVGFLRDLWEFDPDSEQWTELPSCPCEPRAHPAFLAHKGKLYLAAGGAQSGDLRDFWEYDLKEKMWTQLDTFPGPKRHHPFYFEIGEYVYVGFGHSGPNIYKDMYRYDPANKLWSQVASLPAQGRVAGTQFSYNGKGYLLSGQGEDHQNFRTGEFWEYDPTSNSWTDLPAHPGSGRWAPGSFMIGHKLFLTCGTPDEGDVKDLWMYEFDDLSNSQILMEDPAFLSPNPANQFLYLDHANLDLSFPVVVTDVYGKNEQMILPANGKLDISSLVPGIYIFSVWINGEWKSRKILVSH; encoded by the coding sequence ATGTTGAAGAGGCTTTTTTACTTTTTAGGAATCATAGGATTTTTTGTCAATCCTGTTATAGGGCAGCTGCGGAGTTGGACAAGAATGGAGACCATGCCTCGTTCGGCTCAAGCGCGCAATCATCCGGTTACTTTTAGCCTGGACGGCAAAGGTTACGTAACAACTGGAAATACGATTACCAATTCACTTTTTTTAAAAGATGTCTGGAGATACGATCCTGAACTAAACTCTTGGGAAGAATTGGATACGTTTCCTGGATTGGCAAGGGGTTACGCCTATGGTTTGGCCTATGAAGGCAAAGCATATTTGGGTTTCGGAATCAATCCAGAGGTGGGTTTTTTAAGAGATTTGTGGGAATTTGATCCTGATTCAGAACAATGGACCGAACTTCCATCCTGTCCTTGTGAACCGAGAGCGCATCCTGCCTTTCTGGCCCATAAAGGCAAGTTGTATTTGGCAGCCGGAGGAGCGCAATCAGGAGACTTGCGGGATTTTTGGGAGTATGATTTGAAAGAGAAAATGTGGACACAGCTCGATACATTTCCAGGCCCGAAAAGACATCATCCGTTTTATTTTGAAATCGGGGAGTATGTCTATGTAGGATTTGGTCACAGCGGACCAAATATTTACAAAGACATGTATCGTTACGATCCTGCCAATAAACTATGGTCACAGGTGGCCTCTCTGCCTGCACAAGGTCGGGTAGCTGGTACACAATTCAGCTACAATGGCAAAGGATATTTATTGAGCGGACAAGGAGAGGACCATCAGAATTTCAGAACGGGCGAATTTTGGGAATACGATCCAACAAGTAATAGCTGGACAGACCTTCCTGCACATCCCGGCTCAGGTAGATGGGCACCAGGATCTTTTATGATTGGTCACAAATTGTTTCTCACCTGTGGGACTCCTGATGAAGGAGATGTAAAAGATTTGTGGATGTATGAATTCGACGATCTGTCCAATTCACAAATCTTAATGGAGGATCCTGCTTTCTTAAGTCCCAATCCAGCAAATCAATTTCTTTATTTGGATCATGCTAATCTGGATTTATCATTTCCTGTTGTTGTCACCGATGTTTATGGTAAGAATGAGCAGATGATTCTTCCTGCCAATGGTAAATTAGATATCAGTTCCCTGGTTCCTGGGATTTATATTTTTTCCGTTTGGATCAATGGAGAATGGAAGTCCCGGAAAATTTTGGTTTCCCATTGA
- the gyrA gene encoding DNA gyrase subunit A: MSELDRIIPVNIETQLQTAYIDYSMSVIVSRALPDVRDGLKPVHRRVLYGMHDLGMRYNRPYKKSARIVGEVLGKYHPHGDSSVYDAMVRMAQEWSMRNPLIDGQGNFGSVDGDSPAAMRYTEARLARISDELLEGIEKETVDFRLNFDDSLEEPTVLPAKFPNLLVNGSSGIAVGMATNMLPHNLREVCDGTIALVRNPEISTDELMEYIPAPDLPTGGIIYGVNGIREAYETGRGRVVVRGRAEIEIIDNRETIIISEIPFQVNKANLIEKIAELVNEEKIVGIHDVRDESDRNGMRIIIEVKKDAMANVILSLLYKFTLLQSSFGINNIALVGGRPLTLGLKMLLSEFVKFRLEVIVRRTQYELRQARDRAHILEGLLIALDHLDEVIALIRASKTPDIAKEGLMSQFNLSEIQAKAILDMRLQRLTGLERDKIREEYDELMKEIARLEAILADESLQRDIIVEELTVIKDRYGDNRRTEIQQAEGEINMEDMIANDQVVVTISHLGYIKRTRTIEYKTQSRGGRGSTGSRTKDEDFIEHMFIASNHNYLLFFTELGKCYWLRVYEIPEANKTSLGRSIQNLIAFQKEDRVRAYINIENLSDKEFLEKHFIMFCTRNGTIKKTPLEDFSRPRVNGIIAISINEGDQLMEAKLTNGSNEIIIANRMGRAIRFPESTVRSMGRNAAGVKGITLDKSKDDAVVGMVCVDPLDTKATILVVSEKGNGKRSYLEDYRITNRGGKGVKTIQVTERTGYLMAIKDVQDSDELMITTINGVMIRIKVDTIRVMGRATQGVRVIRLGEGDAIADLAMVDQEEEETLGPVIEQEFIGEEE; this comes from the coding sequence ATGTCAGAATTAGACAGAATTATACCGGTTAATATTGAGACACAACTCCAAACAGCCTATATTGATTATTCCATGTCGGTCATCGTCTCCCGGGCCTTGCCAGATGTGAGGGATGGATTAAAGCCAGTTCACCGAAGGGTTTTGTACGGAATGCACGATTTGGGGATGCGGTACAACAGACCTTATAAAAAATCGGCCAGAATTGTTGGGGAGGTCCTTGGAAAATATCATCCGCACGGAGATTCCAGTGTGTATGATGCGATGGTAAGGATGGCGCAGGAGTGGAGCATGAGAAATCCCTTAATCGATGGTCAGGGCAATTTTGGTTCTGTGGATGGTGATTCTCCGGCAGCTATGAGATATACCGAAGCCAGATTGGCCAGAATTTCAGATGAACTTTTGGAAGGAATCGAAAAAGAAACTGTGGACTTTAGGTTGAATTTTGATGATTCATTGGAGGAACCAACTGTACTTCCCGCCAAGTTTCCCAATCTGTTGGTCAACGGGTCTTCTGGAATTGCAGTAGGGATGGCGACCAACATGCTTCCTCACAATCTCAGAGAAGTATGCGATGGCACCATCGCTTTGGTCCGCAATCCTGAAATCAGTACGGATGAATTAATGGAATATATTCCGGCCCCAGATCTGCCAACTGGAGGCATCATCTATGGAGTGAATGGAATCCGTGAAGCCTATGAAACCGGAAGAGGTCGGGTGGTGGTAAGAGGTCGAGCAGAAATAGAAATCATCGACAACCGCGAGACCATCATCATTTCTGAAATTCCTTTTCAGGTCAATAAAGCGAACCTTATTGAAAAAATTGCCGAACTTGTCAATGAGGAAAAAATAGTAGGTATCCACGATGTCCGAGATGAGTCTGACCGGAACGGAATGAGGATCATCATCGAGGTAAAAAAGGATGCAATGGCCAATGTAATCCTAAGTCTTTTGTACAAATTCACATTGCTCCAAAGCTCTTTTGGTATCAATAACATCGCACTTGTTGGCGGAAGACCTTTGACCCTTGGACTGAAAATGCTCTTGAGCGAGTTTGTCAAATTCAGACTGGAGGTAATTGTCAGACGAACACAATATGAGTTGAGGCAAGCCCGGGACAGGGCCCATATCTTGGAAGGTTTGTTGATCGCTTTGGATCATCTGGATGAAGTAATTGCCTTGATCAGGGCGTCCAAAACTCCGGATATTGCAAAGGAAGGTTTGATGTCACAGTTCAATTTGAGCGAGATTCAAGCCAAGGCTATTTTAGATATGCGTTTGCAGCGATTGACGGGTTTAGAGAGAGATAAAATCCGTGAAGAGTATGACGAATTGATGAAGGAAATTGCCCGTCTGGAAGCCATCCTTGCTGACGAATCGTTACAGCGAGATATCATCGTAGAGGAACTGACGGTCATTAAAGATCGATATGGAGACAATCGCCGAACAGAAATTCAACAGGCTGAAGGTGAAATCAACATGGAGGATATGATTGCCAACGACCAGGTGGTTGTTACCATTTCTCATCTTGGTTACATTAAACGAACTAGGACCATTGAATACAAAACTCAGAGCAGAGGAGGGCGCGGCTCTACCGGAAGCAGAACCAAAGACGAAGATTTCATTGAGCACATGTTTATTGCCTCTAACCATAATTATCTTTTGTTTTTTACAGAACTTGGAAAATGCTACTGGCTTCGAGTTTATGAAATTCCTGAAGCCAACAAAACATCACTTGGACGATCTATTCAAAATCTGATTGCATTCCAAAAGGAGGATAGGGTGAGGGCTTATATCAATATTGAAAATTTGTCGGATAAGGAATTTTTGGAAAAACATTTCATCATGTTTTGTACCAGAAACGGAACCATTAAAAAGACCCCACTTGAAGACTTTAGCAGACCTAGGGTTAATGGAATTATTGCGATCAGTATCAATGAAGGAGATCAATTGATGGAGGCCAAATTGACCAATGGTTCCAATGAAATCATCATTGCCAATCGGATGGGTCGTGCCATCCGTTTTCCGGAATCCACAGTTCGTTCTATGGGAAGAAATGCGGCCGGTGTCAAAGGAATTACCCTCGACAAATCAAAAGATGATGCTGTTGTAGGAATGGTTTGTGTAGATCCTTTAGATACCAAAGCCACCATTCTGGTGGTTTCTGAAAAGGGAAATGGGAAGAGGTCTTATTTGGAGGATTACCGGATAACGAATCGTGGTGGCAAAGGTGTTAAAACCATTCAGGTCACTGAAAGAACCGGTTACTTGATGGCCATAAAAGATGTCCAGGATTCGGATGAGCTGATGATCACCACCATCAATGGTGTGATGATTCGAATTAAGGTGGATACGATCCGGGTCATGGGAAGGGCTACCCAGGGTGTGAGGGTCATTCGACTAGGCGAAGGAGACGCTATTGCAGATCTGGCCATGGTCGATCAGGAGGAAGAAGAAACGCTTGGGCCTGTTATTGAGCAAGAATTTATTGGGGAAGAAGAATAA
- the ubiE gene encoding bifunctional demethylmenaquinone methyltransferase/2-methoxy-6-polyprenyl-1,4-benzoquinol methylase UbiE — MQVKPYIHENDSKKAQVQKMFDKISPVYDFLNGFLSLGIDRVWRKKALKYIPAETSNLLDVATGTGALAIQAAKTHPSVQIIGVDISEGMIQSGIQKINQKNLHSRISLRTGDSENLDFAEGSFQCVTAAFGVRNFENLNKGLTEMYRVLSKGGRCIVLEFSKPRIFPFKQIFGFYFRYLLPFTGKLISKDPRAYSYLYESVQLFPDYGNFVAQMEKAGFTNCFYKSLSLGICCIYIGEKSS, encoded by the coding sequence ATGCAGGTCAAACCCTATATTCACGAAAACGATTCTAAAAAAGCACAGGTCCAAAAAATGTTTGACAAAATTTCTCCTGTGTATGATTTTTTAAATGGATTTTTATCGCTTGGAATAGACCGCGTCTGGAGAAAAAAAGCATTGAAGTATATTCCGGCAGAAACTTCCAATCTTTTAGATGTTGCAACAGGGACAGGGGCTTTGGCCATTCAGGCGGCAAAAACGCATCCTTCTGTACAAATCATAGGAGTGGACATATCAGAAGGAATGATCCAGTCAGGTATTCAGAAAATAAATCAGAAGAATCTCCACTCCAGAATTTCTCTTCGGACAGGCGATAGCGAAAACCTTGATTTTGCAGAGGGTTCTTTTCAATGCGTTACTGCTGCTTTTGGGGTGAGAAATTTTGAAAATTTGAACAAAGGATTGACGGAAATGTACCGGGTGCTTTCAAAAGGAGGGCGGTGTATCGTACTTGAATTCTCAAAACCCAGAATTTTTCCATTCAAACAAATATTTGGTTTTTATTTTCGTTATTTATTGCCTTTTACTGGAAAACTCATTTCCAAAGATCCGCGTGCTTACAGTTATTTGTACGAATCCGTTCAGCTGTTTCCGGATTATGGAAATTTTGTGGCTCAGATGGAAAAGGCGGGATTTACAAATTGCTTTTACAAATCACTCAGTTTAGGAATATGTTGTATTTACATTGGCGAAAAGTCATCCTGA
- a CDS encoding outer membrane beta-barrel protein: MLYLHWRKVILIALFSFIATEFFAQSRQHSYNYEGFRRKDHYFGLTLGYNQSGYKIEHGRTLRPGGVFRVNNSVSNGGLTLCMITNFKIGEYVDYRILPSISLSYRTLTFTPSAGGPIKEHKIESVFGEIPMIVRFTSAPYKDFRVFMLSGVKYSYDFASNSRSDKTRFELIRISPHDFQVELGVGMQFYMPFFIFSPEIKFSHGISNLLIYDTKLVESTLIDKLFSRSLTISLHFEG; the protein is encoded by the coding sequence ATGTTGTATTTACATTGGCGAAAAGTCATCCTGATTGCTCTGTTTTCATTCATTGCAACAGAATTTTTTGCACAGAGCAGACAACACAGTTACAATTATGAAGGATTCCGGAGAAAAGACCATTATTTTGGCTTGACCTTAGGATACAACCAATCCGGTTATAAAATCGAACATGGAAGAACTCTAAGACCTGGTGGTGTTTTCCGGGTCAACAACAGTGTATCCAATGGTGGATTGACTCTCTGCATGATCACCAATTTCAAAATTGGCGAATACGTGGATTACAGAATTTTACCTTCAATTTCACTTTCTTACCGAACCCTGACATTTACACCTTCTGCCGGTGGCCCAATCAAAGAACACAAGATCGAATCAGTTTTTGGTGAAATCCCAATGATTGTAAGATTCACCTCTGCTCCTTACAAGGATTTTAGAGTATTTATGCTTTCAGGTGTCAAATATTCCTATGATTTTGCATCCAACAGTCGCTCTGACAAAACCCGCTTCGAATTGATCCGAATTTCTCCCCACGACTTTCAGGTGGAGCTCGGAGTGGGGATGCAGTTTTACATGCCCTTTTTTATTTTTTCGCCAGAGATCAAATTTTCTCATGGCATTAGCAATTTGTTGATTTACGACACCAAATTAGTCGAGTCCACATTAATTGATAAACTATTTAGCCGAAGTCTTACGATTTCACTGCATTTTGAAGGTTGA
- a CDS encoding DUF479 domain-containing protein, with protein MRGKGKHSTHNKGKWNGLYARMNFLGHLLLAHPDENLMVGNYLGDLVHKKEVPFLPESYHLGILFHRFIDHFTDQNPSVDQMNVLMREAVGKYAPVATDIIMDYFIHQNWQDLHHENYQIFSQKVYQILSNSISSFPTAAGDLTAKMIQGKWLQQYQSLEGMEDVMRRMNRKAKFSVDFTQCISLIIKHEAQINDHFTSFYKEIDAASQDWINLQNAVKS; from the coding sequence ATGAGGGGCAAAGGTAAACATTCCACACACAACAAGGGCAAGTGGAATGGGTTATATGCAAGGATGAATTTTCTGGGACATTTGTTGCTGGCCCATCCCGACGAAAACCTAATGGTTGGGAATTACCTGGGCGATCTCGTCCACAAAAAGGAGGTGCCTTTTCTTCCCGAATCATATCATTTGGGAATTTTATTTCATCGTTTTATTGATCATTTTACAGATCAGAACCCGTCGGTGGATCAAATGAATGTCCTCATGAGGGAAGCAGTTGGGAAATATGCTCCTGTTGCAACAGACATCATTATGGATTATTTTATCCATCAAAACTGGCAGGATTTGCACCATGAGAACTATCAAATATTTAGCCAAAAAGTTTACCAGATATTGAGCAATTCAATATCAAGTTTTCCCACTGCAGCAGGAGATCTGACTGCGAAAATGATTCAGGGAAAATGGTTGCAACAGTACCAAAGTCTGGAAGGAATGGAAGATGTCATGCGGAGAATGAATCGCAAAGCAAAATTTTCGGTAGATTTTACACAATGCATTTCTCTGATCATAAAACATGAAGCGCAGATCAATGATCATTTTACCTCATTTTACAAAGAGATTGATGCAGCGTCCCAAGACTGGATCAACCTTCAAAATGCAGTGAAATCGTAA
- the ychF gene encoding redox-regulated ATPase YchF, whose protein sequence is MGLQCGIVGLPNVGKSTLFNALTSAGALAANYPFATKDPNLGVITVPDDRLRMLADLVHPQRVVPTTVDILDIAGLIKGASKGEGLGNQFLANIREVDAILHVVRCFDNDNVVHVDGSVDPVRDKEIVDTELILKDLETMEKRVERLRKQSKTGDKEILREIELSDMILVHMADGKTARSFITDEETAAFVKNSQILTGKPVLYVCNVDEASVHQGNKHTERFKEFVAPENAEVLIICAGIEAEITELPEEDRAGFFEEMGLKEPGTYSITRAAYRLLDLITYFTAGEKEVRAWTIRKGTKAPGAAGVIHSDFEKGFIRAEVIHFHDYINYKTEAAAKSAGKMATEGKEYVVQDGDVMHFLFNV, encoded by the coding sequence ATGGGATTACAATGCGGCATCGTCGGACTACCCAATGTGGGCAAGTCCACCTTGTTTAATGCCTTAACCTCTGCCGGCGCACTTGCCGCAAACTACCCTTTTGCGACCAAAGATCCTAATCTTGGTGTCATTACCGTGCCGGACGACAGGCTTAGGATGTTGGCAGATCTGGTCCATCCCCAAAGAGTAGTTCCCACTACGGTGGATATTCTTGACATCGCCGGATTGATTAAAGGAGCTTCTAAGGGCGAGGGTCTGGGCAATCAGTTCTTGGCCAATATCCGGGAAGTAGATGCCATCCTCCACGTGGTGCGTTGCTTTGACAATGACAACGTGGTCCATGTTGACGGATCTGTTGATCCCGTTAGGGATAAAGAAATTGTAGATACAGAGTTGATCCTTAAGGACCTTGAGACCATGGAAAAAAGAGTAGAACGTCTCCGCAAACAATCCAAAACGGGCGACAAAGAAATCCTTCGAGAAATCGAGCTCAGTGATATGATTTTGGTCCATATGGCCGATGGAAAAACGGCAAGGTCCTTTATCACCGATGAAGAAACAGCTGCTTTTGTCAAAAACAGTCAGATACTTACGGGCAAACCTGTATTGTATGTCTGCAATGTCGATGAGGCTTCGGTCCACCAAGGTAACAAGCATACGGAACGTTTTAAAGAATTTGTCGCTCCAGAAAATGCTGAAGTTTTGATCATCTGCGCCGGAATTGAAGCTGAAATCACGGAACTTCCGGAAGAAGACAGGGCAGGTTTTTTTGAAGAAATGGGACTAAAAGAACCCGGCACATATAGCATTACAAGAGCAGCCTATCGCTTATTGGATTTAATCACGTATTTCACGGCCGGTGAAAAAGAAGTCAGAGCTTGGACCATCCGTAAAGGTACGAAAGCTCCTGGAGCAGCAGGTGTTATCCACTCAGATTTTGAAAAAGGGTTTATACGCGCAGAAGTCATCCACTTTCACGATTATATTAATTACAAAACAGAAGCAGCCGCCAAATCTGCGGGCAAAATGGCCACGGAAGGGAAAGAATATGTGGTTCAGGACGGAGATGTGATGCATTTCTTATTCAATGTTTAG